Genomic window (Oncorhynchus masou masou isolate Uvic2021 chromosome 9, UVic_Omas_1.1, whole genome shotgun sequence):
tctgggaaggctttccactagatgttggaacagtgctgctataacagcctccactcttctgggaaggctttccactagatgttggaacagtgctgctataacagcctccactcttctgggaaggctttccactagatgttggaacagtgctactataacagcctccactcttctgggaaggctttccactagatgttggaacagtgctgctataacagcctccactcttctgggaaggctttccactagatgttggaacagtgctgatacaacagcctccactcttctgggaaggctttccactagatgttggaacattgctgctataacagcctccactcttccgggaaggctttccactagatgttggaacagtgctgctacaacagcctccactcttctgggaaggctttccactagatgttggaacattgctgcggtgacttgcttccattcagccacaagaccaATAGTGAggtcactgatgttgggtgattaggcctccTGGCTCATAGTCTGAATTCCAAATCTTCCCAAATATAtttgatggggttgaagtcagggatCTGTTCTGGCCATtagtattcctcctccaccaaactttacagttggcactatgcactgGGGCAGGTGGCATTCTTTCGACCGTTGGACTGCTAGACGGCGAAGCGTGATTCGTCACTCCAGAAAACACGTTTTCCACTGCTCTAGAGAACAATGGcgacggtcccgttctgtgagtttgtgttcgaccacttcgtggctgagccgttgttaacAGCACTTACATTTCACCGGGGCACCTCTggaagggcagaaatttgacgaactgagtTGTTGGAAAGTTGGCATCCAATGACCATGAgcccttcagtaaggccattctactgccaatgtttgtctatggagattgcatggctgtgtaatactcaattttatacacctgtcagcaacgggtgtggctgaaatagccaaatccaatcatttgaaggggtgtccatgtGTTTGTCTAGGTAAGCCAGTATCATTTGTGAATACACATGGTATCAttaatagaacagaatacacaTATCACTGATAGAACagaacacacatgatatcattgaTAGAACAGAATACACATATCACTGATAGAACagaacacacatgatatcattgaTAGAACAGAAAATACATCACATTCTGAAAGCAGGAACACGAAGATCCAATGCTGTCATTGGACACAACCAGTTATGAGCCAAAGAAGACAGAAGACAAAACCATTTaatcagatactgtatataggctaTAACTTATAAACTAAAAGGCTCTTTCCAATCTGTCCCCCCCCCAATGTATTTATCTGACTCAGCTGCTTGAAAGAGGTCATTTTCAAGAACATCTGAAGAGCAGAGAAAGACAAAAACCGAGTGGCATGAGGAACCCAGTAACAGTGATGACAGCCATGGTGTCTGTGGAGTTTAGGCTGTACACAATGTGCCTGTGTGCCCCCATGGTGGCTGGTCCAACCGGAGGGGACCAGCGAAGGCCTGTTCGTCGTCTGTAGCAGCTTCTCCAGTTGCACCGTGTTTCCAGTACGGACGGGTGAGCAGAGTTACTGCTACCCATCTTCCTTTTGTGGAGAGAGGGTGGCTAAATGCCAAACCACCATATTCCTTTTATATTATTCGTTATTATTCCCTTTATATTcccactacttttgaacagggcccatagtgcactatatgatatggggaagagggtgccatttgggatgcattcagTGCTATTCCAAACTACTGTACAGCACAACAATTGGGCCACTGTGTCTGAGATGACAGCATGTCGGCAGTAGTGTGACGTGCTGTCATCAAACCGAAAGCTTTGTTACATCAGGCAGCGTTGTCCCACTCACAAGATGTCATGAATGTGGGCTATTCATTCAACTTTACTACGTTGACGTACACACCCGCTTCATCCAAGAGAACAACAGTTCAATGTAGCACTACAATTAAAAGTATATAGCTTCAATTAAAGTATTATAAcaattacagtatattataacttCAGTCCTAGTCTTTTTTTAAATGGTGGATGTTTCTCTCTAAATAACCCTACCTGTAATGGCTGACTGCCTACTACTGTGTGTATGAATGACAACATAGACTAAGTTGATGGCATGAATGTGAGATACCTATGAGTACCTACTGTATTTGATTCATTATCAGGTACATATAGTTTTTCTTGGATCTTCATCTCTGGCTCCAGTGCTCTCTTCACTATCAGACCAGATCTCATCAGGTACATATAGTTTTTCTTGGATCTTCATCTCTGGCTCCAGTGCTCTCTTCACTATCAGACCAGATCTCAGAGGTAGGAGAGCCATTGCCACACAACGCCTCAATATTCTCTCAGGTAGGCTATGAAATGTCTCAAGTAGCTGATGTGAACGCTAAAGGATTTATAACTGCATTAGAGCATTACAGATCAATCATTTATATTTGATGAAAACGGTTGATGTTTGCATTTGCATGGCAAAAAATGTACACGTCATTGTGAAAGACACCGAAGTCTAATTCCATGGAATTGCTGACAGGGACGGCTCCTCCGGTCAAATTAATCCAAGAACTAACACTGCCACCCAGTGGCACAACGTGTCACAGCAGAATCTGACaagactttttttaaatgtatttcaccaggcaagtcagttaagaaaaaaaataaatcttatttacaatgatggcggactacagccaaacccggacgacgctgggccaattgtgcaccaccctatgggacttcaatcacagccagatgtgatacagcctggaatcgaaccaggggcTGTAGTGTCGCCTCTCACTGAGATGCAATGACAGACAGCTGCTCCACTCAGGAACGCAAAACTAAAATAATGTTCGCGCAATATAGGAAGTTCTAAAACTTGTATGCTggcccttttttttttttgcatttgtgCAGTTTCTAGTTGGGATAACAAACATCTTTTAGTCAAACCTTCTGTGGGAGGCTGTCCTTTGTATTACAAATAAGAGAACAGGTGACTAGAATCAATTTTTTAATTCGACATATGGGTGAACATGAACAATATTCAGAGATGAAAGGAAACCTTAGTACaggatgaccccccccccccccccaactgtcCAAATCAACGTGAATTACAATAGCTGCTTCATTAAGACAAAGCTGACTTCAATTTCACATAATCTAATTTACCTGCAGTAGGCCTAACATTAACCCATAGAGGTACATGATCTATTTCATTTTGTCAGCAATCGTACTGGATTTTCATAGTGTATGCGTCCCAAACAGTACTCTATTCCGTATAATAGTGCCTTACTTTGGACTGGGgtccatagggtgccatttgggatgcattaataatagtgtttaaataACAAAAGTGGACAGCTTGGCAGCGCGAACTCATTACGGTGATCCATGAAGACATAACAGCAAGACTGTTGTGCAGTAAGAGGGTTCTTTCTTCTCATTGTCATCCTTCAGATATTCACCAACCCAACAGCTAACACACAGAAACAAAACAGGTGGCAAATGGTGAGAAGAGGAACGACATGttgggatggagggggggggaaGTTGTAGATATTGAACTGATTGTcacttaatatatatatttagaccGTGAGAGTTCACCTGTTCTGTAAGAGGAAAGAGGATTCTTCACTTGGGGCCGATGTAGTTGGCCGCCTTTCCAGTCTTCTTAAGTGTTTCCAGAAGCACATCAGTGTCCTTGTCAGACTCAATGAAAACCTTCTTGTTGGGGAGGTCGATCTCAAATTGGACACCACCTTAACGCCAACAAataagacagaaagagaaaataaAACCATTTCAACGAGCCAGTCAATATGACAAGTAATCTATACTTGCTGAATTTAGCTAAACCAAAGTACACGATTCTCAACAAAGTGTGTGTGGACGTGAGTGCTGTTTAACAACCTCCTCCAAATATTCCAGAATTCTGGATTTGCTGTGACATTTAGCTATTAGAGACACTCACCCAGTTTATTGAGGACTCGGGTAACTGCACCAGAGCATCCCTCACAAGTCATGTCCACAAAGAATTCCTGCTTCTGTGGGAATAATTCACAGTCTGGGAGTTACGCCTCATTCTCATGTTAGTATGGGACAGCTAATCAGTTAGCAAGCAATGACTAGCTCAGCTATTAGTCTGATTAAATCAGGCTGTAAAACACAATGCATTGGTATATACAGCCTGAAACTAATCACTGCAAAATCGTGTAAATGTTTCTTACAAGACAGAATGTGGAATAAAATGACATTTAAATGTACTCTACACCGGTTGTCTGTGTGGCTTATTTTGTTCTTCAGTTGCTTGGAATGTAAAACAAATTATTCACGGGAAAGTATTGTTTACCTGACTTCTTTGAAAGCAGCATATGTTCGGGTCAGCACcgatatttttttgttttgttgttgtattggATATTCGGTTCTCTCAATAACTTTTGAACCAAGCATGTCATGACAATGAAACACCATGTTTTTCTGTATCAGGAGAGGTTGGAGAACATTTGTGTTGTGTTAACTTTTATTTTAACCGGATTGTCATAGGAAAGTCGTTCGTCTGATCTAAGTATTTAGAGACCTCTCTAATACTCAGAAAGCGCAGATTCAAAACTCCCATTTACCAGCTCTGAAAGCATTATAAAATGTCAGAATACCTTTCGTTGATCACCAAATATGGGGTTTATACGACTATATAATTCTAGGAAACATCGGgggggaaaaaataaaaaaataaaataaaatgtacaaGCAACCGAAAACCAAATCCTTTTCGGCACCTCCAGTCCCTCATTACTGCCACGCACAGGTCGGAAATCTGCAACAGCTCAATACATTAGAGGTTCCAAATAGGCTATTTTTTTCCAGTTGCTTGTACATTTTTATTTAGACCTTTTTTTCGAAGTACATACTGGCCATTTTAAAGGGGAAAATGAAGATAGTTGCTCAGCGAAACTCCATATTTGGTGATCAAAGAACGTATTTTGACATAACGCATAAGCTGGCGAATGAGAGTTTAAAATCGGACCATTTCGGTCCCTAACGCCCAGATACTGATTCAAGTAAACTATACTTGTCTGTGGATATTTTGTCTCAAGGACAAGCCGCACAGACAATCGGTAGAGTACGTTTAAATATACGTTGTATTACACAGTCTGGCTTGTAAGGAACAATTGCACGATTGTGCAGGCATTAGACAGTAACGTTACACCAATTAAATTGTGCATTACAGCATGATTAATCAAACGAACTAGCTATGTATAAAGCGCTGCAGTCCAATCTCAGCACTATGTAACAATGTGCGAATTTATTCAAGAACTCACGGTCGTCATGTTGAGGTAGAGCGCAATATCAATGGACTTTCTCCTCTTTCAAAGCTTGCACGACTAACTCGCTGCTGAATATGTTGCTGCCTTGTCTTGCTTGCTAGCTAAAGTACATCAAAGTTAGGGACCATCGACATGTTGCTAGAAATTTGTGAAAGTACCTGCATATTTGACTCAATATTCACATGTAGAAAGTTGGTGGGACGAGTGCACAATTATACTGACTAATATCAGATATAATTATTTTGCAGAACACTTTCAAATTACATTATTTTGGAAGAAGTAGTTTTTTTCTTCTCATAAAAATATTGCTGCAGGTAACTTTTCCAGAGCCCTTAAAACGTCACACCGGAATACGGAAGTTTGAAACATTTTGGAAAAAAACATTTAACAAACTGCTTCAAATGAACCAAATATGAGAGACCGCGAAAAAGTGACATATCACAATAATGATAAATTATGGTGCGCATTTTCTGATAAGAACAACTAGCCCAGTTTGCTCCATGGGACAACACGCAGGGCCCACGCTTGTTGCAACTTGACCAATTCAATGTTTGGGGTGATGTTTCATACCAGACAATCGGCATGATTTCACACTAATGATAATTGACCTAATTTGGATGGAAAGTTAGTTTGCTAACAAGCCAGCAAGCTATAGCTATAAAACCAAGCACCCAAAATGCAATCAGCTGATATGCGGCATCTTCCAGGTCATGTGACCAACCCCCCCCGGGTTTCAGAAGGGGTCTCCAGATAGGTAGCACGAGCTGTTCACTTGTATTGAACCAGATATCGCCTCTTCCTCTCACGACCAGAACAATATCGACGGTAGGAAAAATACTGCTTTCCCAAGACATGCCCCTCTAGCGAACCTCTTTGATGTAAATACTACCGAGCCAGGAATCACAGCTTTGCAGATGAATTAACATACAATAATCATGACTAACTAATTAGGATTGGAGCATGCAAAACAATGATGTGTGGTCAACTTAACAGTACCCAgctggaggtggtgtagctgtGTAATATGTGAACAAACAATGATGTTGTAACTTGATATACAGGCTAGTTTGGCTAACGAATACAGCCCCAACAGGACTGTTTCTGATAATTGGCTTTGAGACCATTCAAAACAATATTACAGTTCTGCAACTGCAGTAAAACGTGTACTACCTGCagtcgactgtggtattttggacgcagtaattgcagaataactATGGCCTTGCTGATATAATATGGCCTTGCTGATATAAAGTGCAGTACCTAGTTAACGTCATACCAAtagctttttttgttgttgtctgctAGTAAAATATGTGGATAGTTGTGGGTAAGTAGCTACAGTGGCCAACTGACAGCTACTGTGCCAAAGCCCTTTTGTTGGTAATTCTGTTAATTGATTAATGTATCCTTATTATGTCCagatacagggcattcggaaagtattcagaccccttttttcccacattttgttacgttttttccccctcatcaatctacacacgataccccataatgacttcacaataccccataatgacaaaacaaaaacaggtctttagaaatgtttacaaattcatttacatttttatttttttaagtttaggtgcatcctgtttccattgatcatccttgagatgtttctgtaacttgattgaagtccacctgtgctaaattcaattaattggacatgatttggaaaggcacacacctgtctatataaggtcccacagttaacagtgcatgtcagagcaaaaaccaagccatgaagtcgaaggaattatccgtagagctccgagataggattgtgtcgaggtacagatctgggaatgggtaccaaaaaatgtctgcagcattgaaggtccccaagaacacagtcacagaacaatgagacagatatttcactgaATGTATAAATGTTGAGCATccggttggcgtttccactcTCTACCAAATATGGTAATGAGAGGAAGCCCACTGacaggcagtgggagaagatgaaATGAGATGGATTTTAGCTGACATTCtgcataatatatatattattatattaaatcTTCCCATcaattaaacatttgatctcaacaCAGttctctgttcccaaaactaaaatctgttatgaacagaacagactaagttttgtagactttaccctttaaCAAAAGTTGTAAAAAATCATGCTGTTTATAAGTGCAAATGTAAATTTAGTTATTGAACATGCAGACTTCACAGATTAGGCTTTCCCTAATGGAAATATGTAGATGTATActagaacgcgccaataggatATCGCTAGCGCAAGCTTGGCTCTGCCCAcgtccttgcttgttctgcccactataaCTCATTTGTTTCCGTTGGAAACTACAAGCTGTGGTCAATCTTGGCTTAGTTATAAAAATCTttgacacagtggcctccatcattcttaaatggaagacgtttggaaccaccgagaGCTGGCcaccgggccaaactgagcaaatggCGGAGAAGGgcgaacccgatggtcactctgaaagagctccagagttcctctgtggtgatggaagaaccttccagaggacatctatctctgcagcactccaccaatcaggcctttatgttagagggccagacagaagccactcctcagtaaaaggcacatgacagcccgcttggagtttgtcaaaaggcacctaaagactctcacaccatgagaaacaagattcaggctatatattttttttgtctcCTTCACTCCTGCTGTGCTGTGTGCACCTTGCCATtttacaccagagatctgtatataatgacgagatgcctccgtcctaacaatgggagtcgtccCAAAAGTGGGAAGGCAGACGACAACCTTAGGTCTAaaattagcccatagaaacacactgGTCTTATTTTTGAAAGATTTTGTTCAGGAGTGAAACCTCTCGCTTTGCCTTTTCCTCTCTGTTTtatattcatacacacacacaaactgccaCTCTCTATATCATATATATggagtatatatatgtatatatgtatatggatatatatatatttatctctctgcattgttggaaaaggacccttaagtaagcatttcactgtcagtctacacctgttggtttatatatatatatatatatatataaaccaacaggtgtaga
Coding sequences:
- the LOC135545147 gene encoding copper transport protein ATOX1-like — protein: MTTKQEFFVDMTCEGCSGAVTRVLNKLGGVQFEIDLPNKKVFIESDKDTDVLLETLKKTGKAANYIGPK